TGCGGGCTGGTGGCGGGGTTGCCGATTAAGAAGACATTGGAAATTTTCGTCGTGTAGCAATACGCATCCGGAGCAATTTCGATACCCGAACCGCTGCGGATCGATGTGATTGGCAAGGGAGCTTCGGTTTCAGTGCTGCGTTCCATAACGATTGATTCCTCCTTCAAATTCATCCATTAGATTTTCTTCATATGATTGCTTTACCCGAAATGAAAATTTCAAATCCAGTCCAGTCGGATTTGAGTCTCCTGCCACAATTCGATAGAATGGACAAAAGATTGTCAAGGAAGCAAGGTGCAGAAAAATGAAGTCTATCGTCATCATCGGCTCCGGCATTGTCGGAGCTAGTGCTGCGTATTACGCGGCAAAAGCAGGGAATAAGGTTACATTGATTGACCGCGCGGACCGCGGCCAGGCGACCGGCGCGGCAGCGGGCATCGTTTGCCCGTGGATCTCTCAGCGGCGCAACCAAGCCTGGTACCGCCTCGCTTCAAGCGGCGCCGCCTACTACCCGGTTCTCATTAAAGAACTCGAAGCACTCGGGGAGAAAGAGACCGGCTATAAGCAAGTGGGCATCGTCAGCATTCACGAAGAATCGAAACTCGACAAGATGGAACAAAAAGCGCGCGAACGCCAAGCGGGATCGCCGGAAATGGGCGAACTTGAACGGCTGACCCCGGAACAAACAAAAGCTCGATTCCCGTATGCTGGCGACCGCTACGGTTCTTTGTATGTCAGCGGGGCGGCACGTGTGGACGGCAGTGCGATACGCGATGCGCTCATTCGTTCCGCCAAGCGATTGGGTGCCAAGTACATTCAAGGTGACGCTAAACTGCTACTGGAAGCGGGGCAGGCGACGGGCGTAGAAGTAAACGGAGAGAACTTCGCGGCAGACCGGATCATTTCTGCTGGTGGCGCTTGGGCAGCAGAGCTGTTCAAACCACTCGGGCTTCATTTGAAGGTCGTTCCGCAAAAAGCGCAGATCCTGCATTTGCAATCTGCTGACACGGGAACAGGCGACTGGCCGGTGGCGATGGTGCCATTCGGGCAATACATTGTCCCGTTTGGAGACGGGCGCATTGTTGCCGGTGCGACGCATGAGAACAATGTTGGATTCGATGACAAACTAACCGCAGGCGGCATCTTTCATATCTTGGATAAGACCTTGGACGTCGCACCAGGGCTTGCCGCAGCTGAATTCACGGGAGCCGCGACCGGGTTCCGCCCGGCCACACTGAGCGCCTTGCCATTTATCGGCCAAGTGCCAGGGCAAACGCAGCTGTTCGCAGCCAACGCACTCGGTGCATCAGGGCTTACAGCGGGACCGTATCTCGGCATGCAGCTCGCAAAACTGGCAACTGGCGAAACAACAGACCTTGATATCAGTTTATATGAGATAGGGGAAGCCTTCGAACAAGTAGAATAACAAAACGGCAGGAGACTCGAGTCTCCTGCCGTTTTTTATATGAAGCTGTAGTGTCAATTCGACTCGCCGTGAATTTTCCGGTAGGTGTCCAAGATAAACTGCTTGTACGGAAGGTCCGGCATCGGCTCAATCAGTTCTTTCGCTTTTTGTGCATAAATTTTCGCTTGTTCGTGATCGCCCAGTTGCTCATAGATCAAAGCCATATAGGCTTCTTTTTCGTAATGCATCGACAAGTCGTAAGGGTGGTGGATGAAGCGGTTCATCTGGTGTTGTTTGAAGCAGTCCAACGCTTCCTCAATCTGGCCCATGCCAAAAAGCGCCTTACCTTTTTCCAGGAAGTAAAAATCTTCTTCATCCAGCAGCTGACGCATTTCTTCAAGCCGGCGGTCCGCCTTTTCGTATTCATGGGTAAACGAATTCCAGTAATGAATTTCGATGGCAGTGGCATAGGCTTCGATTTCCGGGTCTTCTGAAAACTCAGCGAACAGCTTAAGTTTACCAACATAATAATCTTTGCGTTCCAAATCCCCAGCGAGCAAGGCTTCAAAGCCAGCTAAGCGATACAGCGCATTGATCTGGTAGAAAATCTGGTGTTTCTTCGAATACGTGATGGCTTCTTCCATCAGGCGGCGAGCGTTTGTTTGATCGCCTGTCGCGGAATACAAAATCGATTCGTAATAATCGAAGTCCAGTTTTTTCAGCGGGTCCAAAACGCCAGTTTGTTCTTCAATAGACTTTCTAGAATCCTGCAATGACGTTAATGCTTCGGCGTATTGATGTTCAGTGAATTTCATCATCGCGCGAAACATATGAAGATCAGCGACGGAATTAATTAAATGCAATTGTTCATAAATCGCTTCAGCACGATCGAACGCCGGTTTCCAATCGTAGCGTTTCGAGTGATAGCAACAGCGGCTGTAGATTTCAAGCAGCCGCGCTGATTCGTAGCTGAACGGTAATTTCTCTACATAAGGGTGAATGCGATCTGCCATTTCCTCATAGCCTGCTAACATTTCTTCACTAGTGCCTGAAACGTTCCGACGCTTGTCTTCAACTTCGTCAAGTAAAGCGCGAAGCTCCGCGGTCGGCATCTCCTGAAGCAATTCCGTCCGATCGATCCCAAGCCGCTCCGCAATGTAAGAAAGGCTCTCCATTGATGGATTCGCTTTATTGTTCTCAATCAAACTGAGCATGCCTTTCGACAACTCATCACCGGCAAGCGCCTGCAAAGTCAGGCCTTGTTCTTTTCGTATCTGTTTAATGCGTGCACCCAAAGTTGCCATAAACTCACCTGCTTTTTTTATAATGTACCATCTTGGTGCTGTTCTTTAGAGCATTTTCATTTCTATTGTAAATGAAGTGAGAAAATTAATGTCGCTCTCCTGTAAAATAGCAATAACCATTGGTTTAATTATATTAAACTTTCTCTTGCATTGCGAATAAATGCGTGATATATTTTGTTTAATTAAATTAAACTTATTAAAAAGGGAGCGAGTAACTTGAACGAAGCAGGTAAAATCAAACAGGCTACGTATCATCTGTACACATTCACCATTAGTAAATTGATTTCCACATTTGGAAGTTCAGTTTACGCATTTGGCATCAGCCTCTACGTCCTGGCTTTGACCGGTTCTGCCGCCAGTTTCGCCGTCAATTTGATTTGCAGCATTCTGCCCCGGACTTTGCTAGCCCCATTTGCCGGGTATATCGCGGATAATTATCCGAAAAAAGCCGTAGTGCTCTTATCTCAAGCGGCGAGCGTCGTTTCTGTTGGTGGGCTCTTGCTTTACAGTTGGTCAAATGGGCTGTCGCTTGCGGCAATCTACACCGCGACTGCATTGATTTCTGCCAGTTCCATGTTTACGAGCGTCGCCTTTTCTTCTTCCATCGCTAATTTGATCGATCCTGACCGTATCCAAAAAGCGATGGGCTATAACCAATCGGCACTCGCTATCGCAACGATCGGCGGGCCGGTCGTCGGCGGCATGCTGTTCGGCTTCGTCTCGATGAACGTCTTCCTGATGATTCAAGTGATTGCCTATGCACTTGCCGCAATGCTAGAAGCGACGATGAATTTCCGGCTCTATACGAGACGCGTCGAAACGGACACGATAGAAGACAAGAAAGGCGTCTGGCAGGGCATGAGAGAAGGGGCTGCTTACCTGCGGAAAAACAGGGTCATTACTGTGATCGTCACAACAGCTGTCGGCTTGAACTTCTTCTTCTCGGCATTGATGATCGGTTTGCCATTCATCGCCGTCCAACAATTAAAAGTGCAAGCGACGCATTTTGGGTTCATTGAAGCGATGATTGCGCTCGGCATGCTGCTGGCATCGATTTACTTTTCAGTACGCAAGGAAGTCAGATTCCCACTGCAATTTTCGAAACGCGCCATTATCGTCATGTCACTGTTGCTTGCGGCCGTGTCCTTGCCGCTGGTCGCTGGTTTGTCTTATTGGGGGAACGTCATCTATCTGCTCGTCTTGATGCTTGGGTTTGGCATTTCCAATGTTTTCGTCAATACGCCGATTGGGGTCATGATGCAAAAAGATGTCGACGAAGAATACCGCGGCCGTGTCTTTGGCATCCTGGAATCGATGGCGATGGCCATGATGCCACTTGGGTATTTATTGTTTGGCCTACTGTATGACCTGGTACCAGCGGAGTACGTGTTATGGGCTTGCAGCCTGTGTTTATTGGTTTTGACCACTTACAGTATGCGGGCTTCCATCATTCGCGAAGCTTATCCGGAACTTGCAAAAAAGCCGCTCCACAAAGCATTATCCTAAATCGGAACCAGCTGCCCAAATGGAATAGGGCAGCTGGTTTTTTGTCCATCGCCAGTTCCATGTTTTAGGAGAACCAGGAAGGGGAAGATGAAACACACAGGAAACCCGAGAAAGGTGGAGGTACTTGATGGAAGATAAAGTGGAAAAAGTTCCGGCGCAGCATCAGGAGCGCCAGCCCGGTTTTGAAAAAGTCATGGAACCAAATCCGGATTTTCAAGGCAACTTGGCCGGAACTTCGCAGCGGCTGCCAGGAAAAGCGACGCTCGTAACTGGGGGAGACAGTGGGATTGGCCGTGCCATCGCCCTTGCTTTTGCAAAAGAAGGGGCAGATGTAGCGATTTCTTATCTGGATGAACACGAAGACGCCGAAGAAACAAAACAGCTTGTCGAAAAAGAAGGGCGCAATTGCCTGCTTATCGCTGGAGACATCGGCGACGAAGCGTTTTGTAAGCAAGTTATCTCCGAGGTGATAGAGAAATTCGGAAAACTCGATGTGCTGGTCAACAATGCCGCAGAGCAGCATGTGCAAAAGTCGC
This is a stretch of genomic DNA from Planococcus maritimus. It encodes these proteins:
- a CDS encoding helix-turn-helix domain-containing protein, which codes for MATLGARIKQIRKEQGLTLQALAGDELSKGMLSLIENNKANPSMESLSYIAERLGIDRTELLQEMPTAELRALLDEVEDKRRNVSGTSEEMLAGYEEMADRIHPYVEKLPFSYESARLLEIYSRCCYHSKRYDWKPAFDRAEAIYEQLHLINSVADLHMFRAMMKFTEHQYAEALTSLQDSRKSIEEQTGVLDPLKKLDFDYYESILYSATGDQTNARRLMEEAITYSKKHQIFYQINALYRLAGFEALLAGDLERKDYYVGKLKLFAEFSEDPEIEAYATAIEIHYWNSFTHEYEKADRRLEEMRQLLDEEDFYFLEKGKALFGMGQIEEALDCFKQHQMNRFIHHPYDLSMHYEKEAYMALIYEQLGDHEQAKIYAQKAKELIEPMPDLPYKQFILDTYRKIHGESN
- a CDS encoding NAD(P)/FAD-dependent oxidoreductase, with the translated sequence MKSIVIIGSGIVGASAAYYAAKAGNKVTLIDRADRGQATGAAAGIVCPWISQRRNQAWYRLASSGAAYYPVLIKELEALGEKETGYKQVGIVSIHEESKLDKMEQKARERQAGSPEMGELERLTPEQTKARFPYAGDRYGSLYVSGAARVDGSAIRDALIRSAKRLGAKYIQGDAKLLLEAGQATGVEVNGENFAADRIISAGGAWAAELFKPLGLHLKVVPQKAQILHLQSADTGTGDWPVAMVPFGQYIVPFGDGRIVAGATHENNVGFDDKLTAGGIFHILDKTLDVAPGLAAAEFTGAATGFRPATLSALPFIGQVPGQTQLFAANALGASGLTAGPYLGMQLAKLATGETTDLDISLYEIGEAFEQVE
- a CDS encoding MFS transporter produces the protein MNEAGKIKQATYHLYTFTISKLISTFGSSVYAFGISLYVLALTGSAASFAVNLICSILPRTLLAPFAGYIADNYPKKAVVLLSQAASVVSVGGLLLYSWSNGLSLAAIYTATALISASSMFTSVAFSSSIANLIDPDRIQKAMGYNQSALAIATIGGPVVGGMLFGFVSMNVFLMIQVIAYALAAMLEATMNFRLYTRRVETDTIEDKKGVWQGMREGAAYLRKNRVITVIVTTAVGLNFFFSALMIGLPFIAVQQLKVQATHFGFIEAMIALGMLLASIYFSVRKEVRFPLQFSKRAIIVMSLLLAAVSLPLVAGLSYWGNVIYLLVLMLGFGISNVFVNTPIGVMMQKDVDEEYRGRVFGILESMAMAMMPLGYLLFGLLYDLVPAEYVLWACSLCLLVLTTYSMRASIIREAYPELAKKPLHKALS